Proteins co-encoded in one Medicago truncatula cultivar Jemalong A17 chromosome 8, MtrunA17r5.0-ANR, whole genome shotgun sequence genomic window:
- the LOC25500972 gene encoding uncharacterized protein, translated as MAIFNSRKGAVSSSKAIADAASWYCAILLAELILLTIFRDSYMIPNDHDYNIIESNHFLLSKPCDEIYVVGEGETLNTISDKCNDPFIVENNPHIHDPDDVFPGLVIKITPNSHHT; from the coding sequence ATGGCTATTTTCAACTCAAGAAAGGGAGCAGTTTCAAGTTCAAAAGCCATAGCTGATGCAGCTTCATGGTATTGTGCTATTCTTCTTGCAGAACTTATACTTCTAACCATATTTAGAGACAGTTATATGATTCCAAATGATCATGATTACAACATCATAGAAAGCAACCATTTCTTGTTGTCCAAACCATGCGACGAAATCTATGTGGTTGGTGAAGGTGAGACACTTAACACAATTAGTGATAAGTGTAATGATCCTTTTATTGTTGAGAATAATCCTCATATTCATGACCCTGATGATGTCTTCCCTGGTCTTGTTATCAAGATTACACCTAATTCACATCATACCTAG
- the LOC120577311 gene encoding UDP-glucose flavonoid 3-O-glucosyltransferase 7: protein MEDGVGVERPLKLLILPFLAPGHMIPLGDIAALFASHGQQVTIITTPSNAHFFTKSLSFVDPFFLRLHTVDFPSQQVDLPDGVESLSSTTNPDTMAKICKGAMLLHEPIREFVEKDQPDYIIADCVYPWINDLANKPHISTIAFTPFFLFTVSLIESLRIKRSYSDKNSSSSSFVDPNFPHSINFCSTPPKLYVAFEERMLEAIRKSKGLIINNFVELDGEDCIKHYEKTMGYKAWHLGPTCLIRKTFEEKSMRGNESVVSAHKCLGWLNSKQDNSVLYICFGSISYFSDKQLYEIASGIENSGHEFVWVVPEKKGKKDESEEEKEKWLPKGFEERNVENKKGFIIREWAPQVMILSHAAVGAFMTHCGSNSLVEAVSAGIPMITWPVQGEQFYNEKLITVVRRIGVEVGATEWSVHGYKGKEKVVSRHSIEKAVRRLMDDGDEAKEIRQRAQEFGKKATHAVEEGGSSHNNLLALINDLKRSRDRKPLE from the coding sequence ATGGAAGATGGTGTTGGAGTTGAACGGCCATTGAAACTTCTCATACTTCCATTTCTAGCACCTGGTCATATGATTCCTTTGGGTGACATAGCAGCTTTGTTTGCATCCCATGGCCAACAAGTCACGATCATCACCACTCCCTCCAACGCCCATTTCTTTACCAAATCTCTCTCCTTCGTCGATCCGTTTTTCCTCCGCCTTCACACCGTCGACTTCCCCTCCCAACAAGTCGATCTTCCCGACGGCGTTGAATCATTGTCCTCCACCACTAACCCTGACACCATGGCCAAGATATGTAAAGGTGCAATGCTCCTCCATGAACCCATTAGAGAATTCGTGGAGAAGGATCAACCTGACTACATCATTGCCGACTGTGTATACCCTTGGATTAATGACTTGGCCAATAAGCCTCATATCTCCACCATTGCCTTCACCCCATTCTTCCTCTTTACAGTATCCCTCATAGAATCCTTAAGAATAAAGCGCTCATATTCTGACAAGAATTCGAGTTCGAGTTCGTTCGTTGATCCAAATTTTCCTCATTCTATCAACTTTTGCTCAACACCACCAAAACTATACGTCGCATTTGAGGAAAGGATGCTTGAGGCAATCCGCAAAAGTAAGGGACTCATAATTAACAACTTTGTTGAACTTGATGGTGAAGATTGCATCAAACACTATGAGAAAACCATGGGTTACAAGGCTTGGCATCTTGGTCCAACTTGTCTTATTCGCAAAACTTTTGAAGAGAAATCTATGAGGGGCAATGAGAGTGTGGTTAGCGCGCATAAGTGTCTAGGTTGGCTCAATTCAAAGCAAGATAATTCAGTGTTATACATATGTTTTGGGAGCATCTCTTATTTCTCTGATAAACAACTTTACGAGATTGCGAGCGGAATAGAAAATTCAGGTCACGAATTTGTATGGGTTGTTCCtgagaagaaagggaaaaaagatGAGAGtgaagaggagaaagaaaagTGGTTGCCTAAAGGATTCGAAGAGAGAAATGTTGAAAATAAGAAAGGTTTTATCATTAGGGAGTGGGCCCCACAAGTAATGATTTTAAGCCACGCTGCTGTGGGTGCATTCATGACGCATTGCGGGTCGAACTCCTTGGTAGAGGCTGTTAGTGCAGGGATTCCAATGATCACGTGGCCAGTGCAAGGAGAACAGTTCTATAATGAGAAGCTGATAACTGTTGTGCGAAGGATTGGGGTGGAGGTGGGTGCAACAGAGTGGTCTGTACATGGTTataaaggaaaagagaaagtgGTGAGTAGACATAGTATAGAGAAAGCTGTGAGGAGATTGATGGACGATGGTGATGAAGCTAAGGAAATCAGACAACGTGCTCAAGAGTTTGGGAAAAAGGCTACACATGCTGTTGAAGAAGGCGGGTCGTCTCATAACAATTTGTTGGCTTTGATTAACGATCTTAAAAGATCGAGAGACCGCAAACCACTTGAATAA